The following coding sequences lie in one Bartonella sp. DGB1 genomic window:
- the mraY gene encoding phospho-N-acetylmuramoyl-pentapeptide-transferase gives MLLYLLALSESFPAVRLISYLTFRTGAALLTSMLIVFIYGPMLIRLLKVKQGYQPIRDDGPQTHFKKSGTPTMGGVIILLAVFLSSLLWVNLHNIYVWLVLGVTLAFGLIGFYDDYLKVTKQCHKGFSSKLRLMLEIGIAAVVAIYVFYRAGSLINIPYLKDVYFDIGLLFIPFAICVIVGAGNAVNFTDGLDGLAIAPVMIASASFALIAYLCGNWVFAKYLQIAYVSGVGDLAVILGAVIGAGLGFLWFNAPPAAIFMGDTGSLALGGMLGAVAVITHHEIILAIIGGLFVFETLSVIIQVVSFKLTGKRVFRMAPIHHHFEQKGWTESQVVIRFWIIAIVLALIGLASLKLR, from the coding sequence ATGCTATTATATCTGTTAGCACTGTCTGAATCTTTTCCTGCAGTTAGACTTATTAGTTATTTAACTTTTCGTACTGGAGCTGCATTATTAACATCTATGCTGATAGTATTTATCTATGGGCCTATGTTGATAAGATTATTAAAAGTTAAGCAAGGATATCAACCAATAAGAGATGATGGACCACAAACACATTTTAAGAAATCTGGTACTCCAACTATGGGTGGAGTAATAATTTTACTAGCGGTTTTTTTATCTTCTTTATTATGGGTTAATTTGCATAATATCTATGTTTGGTTGGTGTTGGGCGTTACTTTGGCGTTTGGTCTGATAGGTTTTTATGATGATTATCTTAAAGTAACTAAACAATGTCATAAAGGCTTTTCTTCTAAACTAAGATTAATGTTAGAAATTGGTATCGCTGCTGTGGTCGCAATTTATGTTTTCTATAGAGCGGGGTCATTAATTAATATTCCTTATTTGAAAGATGTTTATTTTGATATTGGTTTGTTATTTATACCGTTTGCTATCTGTGTAATTGTAGGAGCAGGAAATGCAGTCAATTTTACTGATGGTTTAGATGGATTAGCTATCGCGCCTGTTATGATAGCTTCAGCTTCTTTCGCATTAATTGCCTATTTATGTGGAAATTGGGTCTTTGCAAAATATTTACAAATAGCTTATGTATCTGGAGTTGGAGATTTGGCTGTTATCTTGGGTGCTGTGATTGGTGCAGGCCTTGGATTTTTATGGTTTAATGCACCACCGGCTGCTATCTTTATGGGCGACACTGGGTCATTAGCATTAGGTGGAATGTTAGGGGCGGTTGCTGTTATCACTCATCATGAAATTATTTTAGCAATAATTGGAGGTTTATTCGTTTTCGAAACATTATCTGTTATAATACAAGTGGTATCATTTAAATTAACTGGAAAAAGAGTTTTTAGAATGGCTCCTATTCATCACCACTTTGAACAAAAGGGGTGGACAGAAAGCCAAGTAGTAATAAGATTTTGGATTATTGCTATTGTTTTAGCCTTAATTGGTTTAGCTAGTTTGAAGTTGAGATAG
- the murD gene encoding UDP-N-acetylmuramoyl-L-alanine--D-glutamate ligase gives MIVAKTFIDKKVAIVGLGQSGLVTAHALIAGNAQVFCWDDDENIRKKAELAGLKICNLKTANWAEFDYLVLSPAIALNYPEPHWSVIKAKQANVPVIGDVEIFIREWKNFLIENNLSYHDCPLITISGTNGKSTTTALLEYLLKNINYKTQIGGNIGIAILSLEPFEKDKYYIIELSSYQIDLSPSLYSTIALLLNITPDHIDRHKNFYNYSRIKRRLVENSNIALLNVDDENIRKIKLTNAYKVSIKDKKTYYRIENNNFIAGDEILTNLGKLDNLPGEHNLQNLAMALAAIAYITNNKIKDIKDIINNFNALPHRLEQVRKYKNIIFVNDSKATNAQATKQALLAFNNIHWIVGGVAKEGGIKELLPILQNVTHAYLIGEAAQEFAQDLVGQVKYDICHNMETAVVKSFQNAISQTSNKQNIILLSPACASFDQFDNYLQRGDKFKQLVQQII, from the coding sequence ATGATAGTTGCAAAAACTTTTATTGATAAAAAAGTAGCTATAGTAGGCTTAGGTCAATCAGGTCTTGTTACAGCTCACGCTTTAATAGCAGGTAATGCGCAAGTCTTTTGTTGGGATGATGATGAAAATATACGTAAAAAAGCTGAGTTAGCTGGTTTGAAAATTTGTAATTTAAAAACTGCTAATTGGGCAGAATTTGATTATCTGGTTTTATCACCAGCTATAGCTCTTAATTATCCAGAGCCACATTGGAGTGTAATTAAGGCTAAGCAAGCTAATGTACCGGTAATTGGCGATGTGGAAATATTTATTAGAGAGTGGAAAAATTTTTTAATAGAAAATAATCTATCTTATCATGATTGTCCATTAATCACTATAAGTGGTACTAATGGTAAATCTACTACAACAGCTTTGTTAGAATATTTATTAAAGAATATTAATTATAAGACTCAGATAGGTGGTAATATTGGTATTGCTATTTTATCTTTAGAGCCCTTCGAAAAAGACAAATATTATATAATTGAATTATCATCTTATCAAATAGATTTATCGCCATCGTTATATTCAACTATAGCTTTATTATTAAATATTACGCCTGATCATATCGACAGACATAAAAATTTTTACAATTATAGTAGGATAAAAAGAAGGTTAGTAGAAAATAGTAATATTGCTTTATTGAATGTTGATGATGAAAATATTAGAAAAATTAAATTAACGAATGCTTATAAAGTATCTATTAAGGATAAAAAAACTTATTATAGAATAGAAAATAATAATTTTATAGCAGGAGATGAGATTTTAACTAATTTAGGAAAATTAGATAATCTGCCAGGCGAACATAATTTACAAAATTTAGCCATGGCCTTAGCAGCAATAGCCTATATAACTAACAATAAAATAAAAGATATTAAAGATATTATTAATAATTTTAACGCCTTACCACATAGATTAGAACAAGTTAGAAAATATAAAAATATTATATTTGTTAATGATTCTAAAGCTACTAATGCACAAGCTACTAAACAAGCTTTACTAGCTTTTAATAATATCCATTGGATTGTTGGTGGAGTTGCTAAAGAGGGTGGAATAAAGGAGCTGTTACCAATTTTGCAAAATGTAACACATGCTTATCTTATTGGAGAAGCAGCACAAGAGTTTGCGCAAGATTTGGTTGGACAGGTTAAATATGATATTTGTCATAATATGGAAACTGCAGTAGTAAAATCTTTTCAAAATGCTATAAGTCAAACTAGTAATAAGCAAAATATTATTTTATTATCACCAGCTTGTGCTAGTTTTGACCAATTTGATAATTATCTTCAAAGAGGAGATAAATTTAAACAATTGGTTCAACAAATTATATAA
- a CDS encoding FtsW/RodA/SpoVE family cell cycle protein, whose product MVLKVKQGGFLFKWWRTVDRSLLVIALLLIMVGLILSFASTPAIAKKYSLPYYYFVIRHVIYLLIALSIMIAISFLSVENICKLSFLLFFFSILLLLLTLFNGIEIKGAKRWLAFAGVSLQPSEFMKPFYIICSAFLMIYAVKYNNLTLKILMFVSLLVVATLLILQPDYGQMILIFLIWSIMYFLSGASLILIMPLVGILATITMIAYFYVSHFRNRIISFITGEGNNFQTELAIDAIKKGGWFGVGPGEGKIKNILPDSYTDFIFVVAAEEFGIIFCIIILLLYLVLFVRLIYLSMQQSDLFKRLAIAGLALLLILQALVNISVNVNLIPSKGMTLTLISYGGSSLIASAIAIGLLLGLTRKYPKIFFYNR is encoded by the coding sequence ATGGTGCTAAAAGTTAAGCAGGGTGGGTTTTTATTTAAGTGGTGGCGTACTGTGGATAGGAGCTTGCTAGTGATAGCTTTACTATTAATTATGGTAGGGCTTATTTTGTCTTTTGCTTCTACACCTGCAATTGCAAAGAAATATTCTTTACCTTATTATTATTTTGTTATACGACATGTTATTTATTTGTTAATAGCATTATCAATAATGATAGCTATATCATTTTTGTCGGTAGAAAATATTTGTAAGTTATCTTTTTTGCTGTTTTTTTTCTCTATATTGTTACTTTTGTTAACTCTTTTTAATGGAATAGAAATTAAAGGGGCTAAGCGATGGTTAGCATTTGCTGGAGTATCGTTACAGCCATCTGAATTTATGAAACCATTTTATATAATATGTTCTGCTTTCTTGATGATATATGCTGTTAAATATAATAACCTGACTTTAAAAATACTTATGTTTGTAAGTTTACTTGTGGTTGCTACTTTATTAATTTTACAACCAGATTATGGCCAAATGATTTTGATTTTTTTAATATGGTCAATTATGTATTTTTTATCTGGAGCTTCGTTGATTTTAATAATGCCCTTGGTTGGAATATTGGCCACTATAACGATGATAGCTTATTTTTATGTTTCACATTTTAGAAATAGAATTATTAGTTTTATTACTGGTGAGGGGAATAATTTTCAGACCGAATTAGCAATTGATGCTATTAAAAAAGGTGGATGGTTTGGGGTTGGTCCTGGTGAAGGAAAAATTAAAAATATTTTACCAGATAGTTATACTGATTTTATTTTTGTAGTGGCGGCAGAAGAATTTGGAATTATATTTTGTATTATTATTTTACTGTTATACCTTGTTTTATTTGTCAGGTTAATTTATTTGTCTATGCAGCAATCAGATTTATTTAAAAGATTAGCTATCGCAGGACTCGCATTATTGCTAATCCTGCAAGCGCTGGTTAATATATCTGTGAATGTTAACTTGATACCTTCTAAGGGAATGACATTAACCTTAATATCTTATGGAGGATCATCGTTAATAGCTAGTGCTATAGCAATAGGATTATTATTAGGACTTACCCGTAAATATCCTAAAATATTTTTTTATAACAGATAA
- the murG gene encoding undecaprenyldiphospho-muramoylpentapeptide beta-N-acetylglucosaminyltransferase, whose amino-acid sequence MKNNNVIILVAGGTGGHLFPAQSLAEELRKEKVQIILFTDNRAKKFVNSNVFDKIYALPAATINSKNPVKIIKTIFTLMKGLYKANQLIKKYKPKLLVGFGGYPTLAPVFAARLNSIPTLIHEQNKVMGRANKLLSRWVKAIALGFPLSDNKYSYKTLVTGIPLREEVLKQLPADYNIPNEEEKFNLLIFGGSQGASFFTEIFAETLPKLDKEILKKFSITQQVRNNHDYQKLNKIYSDLGLQFELSEFFTNMPLLMKKAHFIISRAGASTVTEISAMGRPALLIPFPHALDHDQALNAEYLVESGAITVIKENDLNVEKLIYILTNLLTNSEKFKIQAKNLYEKSPADINKNLFKLTQGMMNKKSIDIIKKDLKL is encoded by the coding sequence GTGAAAAATAATAACGTAATAATTCTAGTTGCAGGAGGAACCGGAGGACATTTATTTCCAGCACAGTCCTTAGCTGAAGAATTAAGAAAAGAAAAAGTGCAGATAATTTTATTTACTGATAATAGAGCAAAAAAGTTTGTTAATAGTAATGTTTTTGATAAAATATATGCGCTACCAGCAGCGACAATAAATAGTAAAAATCCTGTTAAAATAATTAAAACTATTTTTACTTTAATGAAAGGTCTTTATAAGGCTAATCAATTGATTAAAAAATATAAACCAAAATTATTAGTAGGATTTGGAGGATATCCTACTTTGGCTCCTGTATTTGCTGCTCGGTTAAATTCTATACCTACTTTAATACATGAACAAAATAAAGTAATGGGACGAGCAAATAAGCTGTTATCGCGTTGGGTAAAGGCAATAGCTTTAGGTTTTCCTTTGTCTGATAATAAATATTCTTATAAGACTTTGGTTACTGGAATTCCTCTAAGAGAAGAAGTATTAAAGCAATTACCCGCGGATTATAATATACCGAATGAAGAAGAAAAATTTAATTTATTAATTTTTGGTGGAAGTCAGGGTGCAAGTTTTTTTACTGAGATTTTTGCCGAGACTTTACCTAAATTAGATAAAGAAATATTAAAAAAATTTTCTATAACTCAACAAGTGCGAAACAATCACGATTATCAAAAACTTAATAAAATTTACAGTGATTTAGGTTTGCAATTTGAGCTTTCAGAATTTTTTACTAATATGCCTTTATTGATGAAAAAAGCTCATTTTATTATATCAAGAGCAGGTGCATCTACTGTAACTGAAATATCAGCTATGGGACGCCCGGCTTTATTGATACCTTTTCCCCATGCTTTAGATCATGATCAGGCACTCAATGCTGAATATTTAGTGGAAAGCGGTGCGATAACAGTAATAAAAGAAAATGACTTAAATGTAGAAAAATTAATATATATTTTAACTAATTTACTCACTAATAGTGAAAAATTTAAAATTCAAGCGAAAAATCTTTATGAAAAATCTCCTGCTGATATTAATAAAAATTTATTTAAATTAACACAAGGCATGATGAATAAAAAATCTATTGATATTATAAAAAAGGATCTAAAACTATGA
- the murC gene encoding UDP-N-acetylmuramate--L-alanine ligase codes for MKMSLNIGCIHFIGIGGIGMSGIAEALHILGYKIQGSDQVENSNVIRLRQKGIKIFIGHHVKHVEEADVVVVSTAVQATNIELKRARERRIPIVKRAEMLAELMRFRQSIAIGGTHGKTTTTSIIATLLNEGKYDPTVINGGIINAYGTNAYIGKGNWMVVEADESDGTFLNLPTDIAVVTNIDPEHLDFYHNYDNVIAAFKRFIENIPFYGLAVLCNDHPIVRDLASKIVDRRIVTYGFDDSADVVCTNYMVQSGRTIFDVLIKPRKRKGNIELKSLELPLPGKYNISNALAAIVVAYTIGVSEAAIRRGLKNFSGVKRRFTLTGSWRGVNFYDDYAHHPVEIAAVLEAARDSCSGRVILIMQPHRYSRLANLFEEFVNCMNLADIIIVTPVYEAGEEVIEGMNSINLVNRIHDQGKKETYHLKNLEEIIDFLQCNSKADDLVLCVGAGNITSWSYELPIELNKRYNK; via the coding sequence ATGAAAATGTCCCTAAATATTGGTTGTATTCATTTTATCGGAATTGGGGGGATTGGAATGAGTGGTATTGCTGAGGCATTACATATTTTAGGTTATAAAATCCAAGGGTCTGATCAAGTTGAAAATTCTAATGTTATTCGTTTAAGGCAGAAAGGTATTAAAATCTTTATAGGTCATCATGTTAAACATGTAGAGGAGGCAGATGTTGTAGTAGTCTCAACCGCCGTTCAAGCGACTAATATAGAATTAAAAAGAGCTAGAGAAAGACGTATACCAATTGTTAAAAGAGCTGAAATGCTAGCCGAGTTAATGCGGTTTAGGCAATCTATTGCTATAGGTGGTACGCATGGTAAAACTACTACTACTTCTATTATAGCCACTTTACTGAATGAAGGAAAATATGATCCTACAGTAATAAATGGAGGTATAATAAATGCATATGGTACTAATGCTTATATAGGTAAAGGTAATTGGATGGTTGTTGAAGCTGATGAAAGTGATGGCACCTTTTTAAATTTACCTACGGATATTGCTGTAGTAACTAATATTGATCCAGAGCATTTAGATTTTTATCATAATTATGACAATGTAATAGCAGCTTTTAAAAGATTTATTGAAAATATTCCTTTTTATGGGCTAGCAGTATTATGTAATGATCATCCAATAGTGAGAGATTTAGCAAGTAAAATTGTAGATAGACGTATTGTAACTTATGGATTTGATGATAGTGCGGATGTAGTATGCACTAATTACATGGTACAATCTGGTAGAACTATTTTCGATGTTTTGATAAAACCACGGAAGCGTAAAGGAAATATTGAGTTAAAGTCTTTAGAATTACCATTACCAGGAAAATATAACATCTCTAATGCCTTGGCTGCTATAGTTGTAGCTTATACTATTGGAGTTAGTGAAGCGGCTATTAGAAGAGGGTTGAAGAATTTTTCTGGGGTAAAACGTAGATTTACCTTAACTGGATCATGGCGAGGTGTGAATTTTTATGATGATTATGCGCATCACCCGGTAGAAATAGCAGCTGTGTTAGAAGCAGCAAGGGATAGTTGTTCAGGTAGAGTAATTTTAATTATGCAGCCGCATAGATATAGTAGATTGGCTAATTTATTTGAGGAATTTGTTAATTGTATGAATTTAGCGGATATTATTATTGTTACTCCAGTCTATGAAGCGGGAGAAGAAGTTATTGAAGGTATGAATTCTATTAATTTGGTAAATAGAATTCATGATCAAGGTAAGAAAGAAACTTATCACTTAAAAAATCTAGAAGAAATAATAGATTTTTTACAATGTAATAGTAAAGCAGATGATTTAGTATTATGCGTTGGAGCTGGTAATATTACTAGTTGGTCTTATGAGTTGCCTATTGAGCTAAATAAAAGGTATAATAAATGA
- the murB gene encoding UDP-N-acetylmuramate dehydrogenase, translating to MIDGVKLFNDLKDKFIDIEGNFTPNFELGKASWFRTGGQVEILFEPASLEDLIKFIKLLPKDIPIKLIGMGSNVLVRDGGLQGFVIRLSPRIFGDIKLLSPNLVSVGAGAPDKWLSNFALKNALGNFHFYQGIPGLIGGALRMNAGANGLETSQLLQEVTILDLQGKLHKINVSEMGYSYRHCSLPKDIIFIDATFIAEKEDPQKIQQDIENVQSHRNKMQPVKEKTGGSTFKNPAGYSAWKLIEEVGGRGFKYGGAQMSPLHCNFMVNFNEASAYDLETLGELMRNKVLEQKQIELEWEIDIIGQLKKINN from the coding sequence ATGATAGATGGTGTAAAGTTATTTAATGATTTGAAAGATAAATTTATAGATATTGAAGGAAATTTTACTCCTAATTTTGAACTAGGTAAAGCTAGTTGGTTTAGAACTGGAGGTCAGGTAGAAATTTTATTTGAGCCTGCAAGTTTAGAGGATTTGATTAAATTTATTAAATTATTACCAAAAGATATACCTATAAAATTAATAGGTATGGGTTCTAATGTTTTGGTAAGAGATGGAGGATTACAAGGATTTGTTATAAGATTATCGCCAAGGATATTTGGAGACATTAAATTATTATCACCTAACTTGGTCTCTGTTGGAGCTGGTGCTCCAGATAAGTGGCTTTCTAATTTTGCTTTAAAAAATGCTTTAGGTAATTTCCATTTTTATCAGGGTATTCCAGGGTTAATAGGAGGAGCTCTGCGCATGAATGCAGGAGCTAATGGTTTAGAAACAAGTCAATTATTACAGGAAGTAACAATATTAGATTTACAAGGAAAATTACATAAAATAAATGTATCTGAGATGGGATATAGTTATAGACATTGTAGTTTGCCTAAAGATATTATTTTTATTGATGCTACTTTTATAGCAGAAAAAGAAGACCCACAAAAAATACAACAAGATATTGAAAATGTACAATCTCACCGTAATAAAATGCAGCCCGTTAAAGAAAAAACTGGCGGGTCAACATTTAAAAATCCAGCAGGCTATTCTGCTTGGAAATTGATTGAAGAGGTAGGTGGAAGAGGATTTAAATATGGAGGTGCACAAATGTCACCTTTACATTGTAACTTTATGGTGAATTTTAATGAAGCCTCAGCTTATGACCTAGAAACACTAGGAGAATTAATGCGGAATAAAGTGTTAGAGCAAAAGCAGATAGAACTAGAGTGGGAAATAGATATCATTGGTCAACTAAAAAAGATAAATAATTAA
- a CDS encoding D-alanine--D-alanine ligase — MAKKHIVILMGGLSAEREVSLASGEASAEALENLGYKVTRLDVDHSLIQSLQNLNPDIVLNMLHGEYGEDGIIQGILEYLQIAYSHSGVLSSALAMNKDLSKKIVSSADVTVAPSVVVNKNDLLKGDPLKRPYIIKPVLGGGSSVGVFLVANDNENISDIINKANWKSDEQLLVEKYIPGRELTCAVMGNKSLGVCEIVDVNSKIYDYSAKYTTNGSKHICPAKILPNIYEQIEIMSVNAHIALGCRGISRSDFRFNEDTGELIWLELNSQPGMTKTSLVPDIAKAAGISFSELLEWMVEDASCRR; from the coding sequence ATGGCTAAAAAACACATAGTAATATTAATGGGAGGTCTATCAGCAGAGCGAGAAGTTAGTTTAGCGTCAGGAGAAGCCAGCGCAGAAGCTTTAGAAAACTTAGGGTATAAGGTAACTAGATTAGATGTTGATCATAGTTTGATACAAAGTTTACAAAATTTGAACCCTGATATAGTGTTAAATATGCTGCATGGCGAATATGGCGAAGATGGTATCATTCAAGGTATCTTAGAATATTTACAAATAGCTTATAGTCATTCTGGTGTGTTATCTTCTGCATTAGCTATGAATAAAGATCTTTCTAAAAAAATTGTGTCATCTGCTGATGTTACCGTAGCTCCTTCTGTAGTTGTTAATAAAAATGATTTATTAAAGGGCGACCCACTTAAAAGACCCTATATTATTAAACCTGTGTTAGGCGGTGGTTCAAGTGTAGGTGTATTTTTGGTTGCTAATGATAATGAAAATATTTCTGACATAATTAATAAAGCTAATTGGAAATCTGATGAGCAATTATTAGTAGAAAAATATATTCCAGGTAGAGAGTTAACATGCGCGGTTATGGGTAATAAAAGTTTGGGGGTCTGTGAAATTGTCGATGTTAATTCAAAAATTTATGATTATAGTGCAAAATATACAACAAATGGTTCAAAACATATTTGTCCTGCAAAAATTTTACCAAATATTTACGAACAAATAGAGATAATGTCTGTAAATGCTCATATAGCTTTAGGGTGTCGTGGAATTAGCAGATCAGATTTCCGTTTTAATGAGGATACTGGTGAATTAATATGGTTGGAATTAAATAGCCAGCCTGGAATGACAAAAACATCTCTTGTGCCAGATATCGCAAAAGCGGCGGGCATATCTTTTAGTGAATTATTAGAGTGGATGGTGGAGGATGCTTCTTGCAGGCGTTAA
- a CDS encoding cell division protein FtsQ/DivIB, which produces MQALITDTKMYKNKISINIIHRWWKSFSFAMVKFCRAFPVLPKRFGIYLSIWLFLLTFVYGAIIGGHLTMIVNNVSKYLGITVTKVNITGLHYLKEKNILEILAYQKDQSILDFDIWEAKKRIEQLPWVEKVSLTKYYPNNINIDVVERKPFAILQIEDNFKLVDKFGTILTNLERDQLPALPLIAGKADVTKFVELWNSLKKYPVLLNRISGFIWVSGRRWDILLRDNVQVKLPEFNWKDKIKQLVFLQEKYSSFLKDINVIDLRLEDRITLQVTNKIKSLNDARIRSALKNAPNMSSLLVR; this is translated from the coding sequence TTGCAGGCGTTAATAACTGATACAAAAATGTACAAAAATAAAATATCTATTAATATAATTCATCGTTGGTGGAAAAGCTTTTCTTTTGCCATGGTAAAATTTTGCCGCGCTTTTCCGGTGTTACCTAAAAGATTTGGAATTTATTTAAGTATATGGTTGTTTCTATTAACTTTCGTTTATGGAGCTATTATTGGTGGACATTTAACTATGATCGTTAATAATGTTTCTAAATATTTAGGTATTACAGTTACAAAAGTAAATATTACCGGTTTACATTATTTAAAAGAAAAGAATATTTTAGAAATTTTAGCCTATCAAAAAGATCAATCAATTTTAGATTTTGATATTTGGGAAGCTAAAAAAAGGATAGAACAACTTCCGTGGGTAGAGAAAGTTTCGTTAACTAAATATTATCCTAATAATATTAATATAGATGTTGTTGAAAGAAAACCATTTGCTATCTTACAGATAGAAGATAATTTTAAATTAGTAGATAAATTTGGAACTATATTGACTAACCTAGAGAGAGATCAACTGCCAGCTTTACCTCTAATAGCAGGAAAGGCAGATGTAACTAAATTTGTAGAATTATGGAATTCTTTGAAAAAATATCCAGTATTGTTAAATAGAATTTCTGGATTTATTTGGGTATCAGGAAGAAGATGGGATATTTTATTACGTGATAATGTACAGGTTAAATTACCAGAATTTAATTGGAAAGATAAAATTAAACAGCTTGTTTTTTTACAAGAAAAATATAGTTCTTTTTTAAAAGATATAAATGTAATTGACTTGCGGTTAGAGGATAGAATTACTTTGCAAGTTACGAATAAAATTAAAAGTTTGAATGACGCGCGAATTAGAAGTGCATTGAAAAATGCACCTAATATGTCGTCTTTGTTAGTACGTTAG
- the ftsA gene encoding cell division protein FtsA, translating into MGLFNRSTTLTNFRSKSRILSLLDVGSNKVACMIVRLVPQPETTSLYQRTHKIEKLGFYCQRSHGISRGSVVDMAAAESAIRIAVDRAETQAGVIVNSLIVSLSGNHIYNYNCRGSKKFIEQNINKRLIQNVIKYSLKNIEDIPQKLLYAAPINYYIGGKTRVVDPMHMYADQLDVDVYAILADRQNLCNLEVCLNRAQLAVESFVPAPVASAISSITADDAKNGVVCIDFGAGSTSACVVKDEKIIHVDSINMGGDMVTSDIATVLNINIIEAEKIKLAYGAYRVDQKNDMKNFTVNSFVPGEGHCREEYSYSFLSSIIRARVKETIELLRKRLYNAGVGNILSRNIVITGGASLLPWLKEAIAELTKAQVRQGRPFGVAGLDKAASNGSYSTLVGLAVYPQMLQRQQISLQNIITPIDQLTMIEYEKPLSFITKWLK; encoded by the coding sequence ATGGGGTTATTCAATCGTTCAACTACGCTTACTAATTTTAGAAGTAAATCTAGAATATTAAGCTTGTTAGATGTTGGTTCAAATAAAGTCGCTTGTATGATAGTAAGATTAGTGCCGCAACCAGAAACAACAAGTTTATATCAGCGTACTCATAAAATTGAAAAGTTAGGATTTTATTGTCAAAGATCACATGGAATAAGTAGAGGATCCGTAGTAGATATGGCTGCTGCAGAAAGTGCTATTCGTATTGCAGTTGATCGAGCTGAGACGCAAGCTGGAGTTATAGTAAATTCGTTAATAGTTAGTTTGTCCGGTAATCATATTTATAATTATAATTGTCGTGGTTCTAAAAAATTTATAGAACAAAATATCAATAAAAGACTAATTCAAAATGTAATAAAATATAGTTTAAAAAATATAGAAGATATACCGCAAAAGTTATTATATGCAGCACCTATTAACTATTATATAGGTGGTAAAACAAGAGTAGTTGATCCTATGCATATGTATGCTGATCAATTAGATGTCGATGTTTATGCTATCTTAGCGGACAGGCAAAATTTATGTAACTTAGAAGTTTGTTTAAATAGAGCTCAGTTAGCAGTAGAGTCTTTTGTACCTGCTCCAGTAGCTAGTGCAATATCATCTATTACCGCTGATGATGCAAAAAACGGGGTGGTATGTATAGATTTTGGTGCTGGCTCTACAAGTGCATGTGTTGTAAAAGATGAAAAAATAATTCATGTGGATTCAATTAATATGGGTGGCGATATGGTAACTTCAGATATTGCTACTGTATTAAATATTAATATCATAGAAGCTGAAAAAATAAAATTAGCTTATGGAGCTTATCGAGTAGATCAAAAAAATGATATGAAGAATTTTACAGTAAATTCTTTTGTACCAGGAGAAGGACATTGCCGTGAAGAATATAGTTATTCTTTTTTGTCTTCCATAATTAGGGCAAGAGTGAAAGAAACTATTGAATTACTGCGAAAGCGGCTATATAATGCAGGGGTAGGAAATATTTTAAGTCGTAATATTGTAATTACGGGTGGAGCAAGTTTGTTACCTTGGCTGAAAGAAGCGATTGCAGAATTAACAAAAGCACAAGTAAGACAAGGTCGACCATTTGGTGTTGCTGGTTTGGATAAAGCAGCAAGTAATGGTAGTTATTCAACATTAGTTGGGCTCGCTGTTTATCCGCAAATGTTACAACGGCAGCAAATATCGCTACAAAATATAATTACGCCCATTGATCAATTAACAATGATAGAATATGAAAAGCCTTTATCTTTTATTACAAAATGGTTAAAATAA